In a genomic window of Flavobacterium lipolyticum:
- a CDS encoding NAD(P)/FAD-dependent oxidoreductase produces MIKTDILIIGAGPTGLFAVFEAGLLKLKCHILDALPQAGGQLSELYPKKPIYDIPGFPEVLAGDLIDGLMEQIKQFEPGFTLGERAETIEKQEDGSFIVTSNKGTKFHAPVIAIAGGLGSFEPRKPLIEDIEFYEDKGVKYFIKNPEKFRDKKVVIAGGGDSALDWSIFLANVASEVTLIHRRNEFRGALDSVEKVQELKTAGKIKLITPAEVIGINGAEHVESLDIEENGAHRKIETDYFIPLFGLTPKLGPIGDWGLEIEKNAIKVNNALDYQTNIPGIFAIGDVNTYPGKLKLILCGFHEATLMCQAAYQIINPGKKYVLKYTTVSGVDGFDGTRKEAPKAVVKAIV; encoded by the coding sequence ATGATTAAAACAGATATACTTATAATTGGAGCAGGCCCAACAGGATTATTTGCCGTTTTCGAGGCAGGATTATTAAAATTAAAATGTCATATTTTAGATGCTTTACCACAAGCGGGAGGACAACTTTCAGAATTGTATCCAAAAAAACCTATTTATGATATTCCTGGATTCCCTGAAGTATTGGCAGGAGATTTAATCGACGGACTGATGGAGCAAATCAAACAATTTGAGCCTGGTTTTACGTTAGGAGAGCGTGCAGAAACGATTGAGAAACAAGAAGACGGAAGTTTTATTGTAACTTCAAATAAGGGAACTAAATTTCACGCACCGGTTATTGCTATTGCAGGAGGTTTGGGAAGTTTTGAGCCACGTAAACCACTTATTGAAGATATCGAGTTTTACGAGGATAAAGGAGTAAAATATTTCATCAAAAATCCGGAGAAATTCAGAGACAAAAAAGTTGTAATCGCCGGAGGAGGAGATTCAGCCTTGGACTGGAGTATCTTTTTAGCGAATGTAGCTTCAGAAGTTACTTTAATTCACCGTAGAAATGAATTTAGAGGAGCTTTAGATTCTGTAGAAAAAGTACAGGAATTGAAGACAGCCGGAAAAATTAAATTAATCACACCGGCAGAAGTGATCGGAATCAATGGTGCTGAGCATGTTGAATCATTAGATATCGAAGAAAACGGAGCACACCGTAAAATCGAAACAGACTATTTTATTCCGCTTTTCGGATTAACACCTAAATTAGGACCAATCGGAGACTGGGGATTAGAAATCGAGAAAAATGCCATTAAAGTAAATAATGCATTAGATTACCAAACTAATATTCCGGGAATCTTCGCTATTGGAGACGTAAACACTTACCCAGGAAAATTAAAACTGATTCTTTGTGGATTCCATGAAGCTACTTTAATGTGTCAGGCCGCTTATCAAATCATCAATCCGGGTAAAAAATACGTTTTAAAATACACTACAGTTTCAGGTGTAGATGGTTTCGACGGAACTCGTAAAGAAGCTCCAAAAGCAGTTGTTAAGGCGATAGTTTAA
- a CDS encoding phosphoadenylyl-sulfate reductase translates to MSATIIQSLLDKTKDFSLDETLAFLANEYPGKVIFSTSFGQEDQVITDFIAKSNQDIAIFTLDTGRLFQETYDVFHKTLKKYKKPIEVYFPEAAAIESLLQSKGPNSFYDSVENRKECCFIRKVVPLRKALAGNSVWITGLRAEQSENRNDLQLFEYDGGFEIIKFNPLLKWTLEEVETYLSENNVPQNALHKQGFVSIGCAPCTRAIFPGEDIRAGRWWWESSHKECGLHSAKKE, encoded by the coding sequence ATGAGTGCGACGATTATACAATCATTATTAGATAAAACGAAAGATTTTTCACTTGACGAAACATTGGCTTTCTTAGCAAATGAATATCCGGGAAAAGTAATTTTTTCGACATCTTTTGGACAGGAAGATCAGGTTATTACTGATTTCATAGCCAAAAGCAATCAGGATATAGCCATTTTTACACTAGATACCGGAAGATTATTTCAGGAAACCTATGATGTTTTTCATAAAACATTAAAAAAATACAAAAAGCCAATTGAGGTTTATTTCCCGGAAGCAGCAGCCATAGAGAGTTTACTTCAGTCAAAGGGGCCGAATAGTTTTTATGATTCGGTTGAGAACAGAAAAGAATGCTGTTTTATTCGAAAAGTAGTTCCGTTACGAAAAGCTTTAGCAGGAAATTCGGTTTGGATTACAGGTTTAAGAGCAGAGCAATCCGAGAATAGAAACGATTTACAATTGTTTGAATACGACGGGGGTTTTGAAATTATAAAGTTCAATCCCTTGCTGAAATGGACATTAGAAGAGGTTGAAACTTATTTGTCCGAAAACAATGTTCCTCAAAATGCTTTGCACAAACAAGGTTTTGTAAGCATCGGATGCGCACCCTGTACGAGAGCAATTTTTCCGGGTGAAGATATCAGAGCCGGAAGATGGTGGTGGGAATCCAGTCATAAAGAATGTGGATTGCATAGCGCTAAAAAAGAGTAA
- a CDS encoding nitrite reductase, which produces MESFRTEIENPVVQKEIIDLEKKIHLFRGGKIDDERFRSLRLARGIYGQRQEGVQMIRIKLPYGKVTSEQLIRITKVSDEYSTGRLHITTRQDIQIHYVSLDRTPELWANLAKDDVTLREACGNTVRNITGSELAGVDVNEPFDVSPYAHALFQYLLRNPICQEMGRKFKISFSSSDEDTALSYLHDLGFIPKIVNGERGFKIMFGGGLGSQPAHAELLSEFVPANQIIPTAEGIVRIFDRYGERAKRMKARMKFLIKEMGRDVFLDLVEKEKKAIAFETYEIDTTAFDGPIPEPLLEVPQVAIEDQAAYEAWKKSNVIAQKQEGYYAIGIKVLLGDFYTDKARLLADLIKNYAANELRFSLRQNIVIRHVKEANLPFFYQELAKLNFVHLGYNSTADITACPGTDTCNLGIASSTGIAEELEKVLSAEYPQYLNNREIEIKISGCMNACGQHNMSAIGFQGMSINSGKLVAPALQVLLGGGRLGNGAGRFADKVIKVPSRRGPDALRTILNDFDTNGSGQKFLDYYDTKGEKYFYEILKPYADVTNLTEADFVDWGNADNYVKAVGVGECAGVVIDLVATLLLEAKDKLTFAQESFDENKWSDAIYHAYAGFVNGAKALLLSENEKTNNHAGIVDLFDTVFIATSKIELATSFRELVYQINAIQPSEAFAKQYIQEGIAFFDTIEKYRAQQLENA; this is translated from the coding sequence ATGGAAAGTTTTAGAACAGAAATAGAAAATCCGGTAGTTCAGAAAGAGATTATCGATTTAGAAAAAAAGATTCATTTGTTCCGTGGAGGAAAAATTGATGATGAGCGTTTTCGTAGTCTTCGTTTAGCACGTGGAATCTATGGACAACGTCAGGAAGGTGTTCAAATGATTCGTATTAAATTGCCTTATGGTAAAGTAACCAGCGAACAATTGATCCGTATTACAAAAGTTTCTGATGAATATTCTACAGGGCGTCTCCACATTACAACACGTCAGGACATTCAGATTCACTATGTAAGTCTGGACAGAACTCCGGAACTTTGGGCAAATCTGGCCAAAGACGATGTTACTTTGCGTGAAGCTTGTGGTAACACTGTTCGAAATATTACAGGAAGCGAATTGGCAGGTGTGGATGTAAACGAACCGTTTGACGTTTCGCCTTATGCACATGCTCTATTTCAATATCTTTTAAGAAACCCTATCTGTCAGGAAATGGGACGTAAATTTAAAATTTCGTTCTCGTCCTCTGATGAAGATACCGCTTTGAGTTATTTACATGATTTAGGATTTATTCCAAAAATTGTAAATGGTGAGCGTGGTTTCAAAATCATGTTTGGTGGAGGTTTAGGTTCTCAGCCTGCTCATGCCGAATTACTTTCCGAATTCGTTCCGGCAAATCAGATCATTCCAACAGCAGAAGGAATCGTTCGTATTTTTGATCGATACGGTGAACGTGCTAAAAGAATGAAAGCCCGTATGAAATTCCTGATCAAAGAAATGGGAAGAGATGTTTTCCTTGATCTGGTTGAAAAAGAGAAAAAAGCAATAGCTTTTGAAACATATGAAATTGACACCACAGCTTTTGACGGACCAATTCCGGAACCGTTATTAGAAGTGCCACAAGTTGCCATTGAAGATCAGGCAGCATACGAAGCCTGGAAAAAATCAAATGTAATTGCTCAAAAGCAGGAAGGTTATTATGCTATTGGAATCAAAGTTTTATTAGGAGATTTTTACACCGATAAAGCCCGATTATTAGCCGATTTAATTAAAAATTACGCCGCAAATGAACTTCGTTTTTCATTGCGTCAGAATATTGTAATACGTCATGTGAAAGAAGCGAATTTACCTTTCTTCTATCAGGAATTGGCTAAGCTGAACTTTGTTCATTTAGGATATAATTCAACGGCAGATATTACAGCATGTCCGGGTACAGATACTTGCAATTTGGGGATTGCAAGTAGTACCGGAATTGCAGAAGAATTAGAAAAAGTATTAAGTGCTGAATATCCTCAATATTTAAACAATCGTGAAATTGAAATCAAAATCAGTGGTTGTATGAATGCTTGTGGGCAGCATAATATGTCGGCAATTGGTTTCCAGGGAATGTCAATCAATTCCGGAAAATTGGTAGCTCCGGCTTTACAGGTTTTGTTAGGCGGAGGAAGATTAGGAAACGGAGCCGGTCGTTTTGCCGATAAAGTAATTAAAGTACCAAGTCGTAGAGGTCCGGATGCGTTGCGTACGATCTTAAATGATTTTGATACCAATGGAAGCGGACAAAAGTTTCTGGATTATTATGATACAAAAGGCGAGAAATATTTCTATGAAATCTTAAAACCTTACGCTGATGTAACCAATTTAACAGAAGCTGATTTCGTAGATTGGGGTAATGCAGACAATTATGTAAAAGCAGTTGGAGTTGGAGAATGTGCCGGAGTGGTAATTGATTTGGTGGCGACCTTATTGTTAGAAGCCAAAGACAAATTAACATTCGCACAGGAATCTTTCGACGAAAATAAATGGTCAGATGCTATTTACCATGCTTACGCCGGATTTGTAAACGGTGCAAAAGCTTTATTGCTTTCTGAAAACGAAAAAACAAACAATCATGCAGGAATCGTTGATTTGTTTGATACCGTTTTCATTGCAACCAGTAAAATTGAACTGGCAACATCATTCAGAGAATTAGTGTATCAAATCAATGCAATACAACCTTCAGAAGCATTTGCAAAACAATACATTCAGGAAGGAATTGCATTTTTTGATACGATAGAAAAATATAGAGCTCAACAATTAGAAAATGCTTAA
- a CDS encoding RrF2 family transcriptional regulator, whose amino-acid sequence MLSKKTKYGIKALTYLARRENNEPVQIAEIAKSEHISIKFLESILLLLRNSGFLGAKKGKGGGYYLIKDPKDISMAKVYRILEGPIALLPCASHNFYERCDDCDDESTCAARRLMTEVRDNTLKILESNSLADIAF is encoded by the coding sequence GTGCTTTCAAAGAAAACAAAATACGGAATCAAAGCTTTAACCTACCTGGCCAGACGTGAAAACAATGAGCCAGTACAAATTGCTGAAATTGCGAAAAGTGAACATATTTCGATTAAGTTTTTGGAAAGTATTTTGCTGCTGCTTAGGAACTCAGGATTTCTTGGGGCTAAAAAAGGAAAAGGCGGAGGTTATTATCTGATAAAGGATCCTAAAGATATCAGTATGGCTAAAGTCTATCGTATTCTGGAAGGGCCAATTGCGTTGTTGCCTTGTGCCAGTCATAATTTTTATGAAAGATGTGACGACTGCGATGATGAATCTACCTGCGCTGCACGCCGATTAATGACCGAAGTGAGAGATAATACACTTAAAATACTGGAGAGTAATTCGTTAGCAGATATTGCATTTTAA
- a CDS encoding sulfite exporter TauE/SafE family protein, which yields MDFQIGLIIAGLAVGFIVGLTGVGGGSLMTPILLWFGIPPTTAVGTDLLYAAFTKAGGVFVHNKKGNINWKITGWLTLGSVPAALITLWILNSIKTDIETINHVIKYSLGWALLFTSVAIIFKKKLLEFSQKHAGDKFHSESTTQNTLTIAIGVLLGATVTLTSIGAGALGTVTLFFLYPLLPTPRLVGTEIAHAVPLTLVAGIGHASMGNLDLVLLGQLLMGSLPGIYMGSMLSGKVPDQFLRNAIAVMLFMAGYKLIF from the coding sequence ATGGATTTCCAAATAGGTCTTATAATTGCAGGTTTAGCAGTAGGTTTTATAGTGGGGTTAACAGGTGTTGGAGGCGGTTCTTTGATGACTCCAATTTTGTTGTGGTTTGGTATACCACCAACAACAGCGGTTGGTACCGATTTACTTTATGCTGCTTTTACTAAAGCCGGAGGAGTCTTCGTTCACAACAAAAAAGGCAACATCAACTGGAAAATCACGGGCTGGCTGACTCTCGGAAGTGTTCCTGCCGCTTTGATTACTTTATGGATTCTGAACAGTATCAAAACCGACATTGAAACTATAAATCATGTTATCAAATACAGTTTAGGCTGGGCATTGTTATTTACTTCAGTTGCTATTATCTTTAAAAAGAAACTTTTAGAATTCTCTCAAAAACATGCCGGAGATAAATTTCACAGCGAAAGTACTACTCAAAACACACTAACTATTGCTATAGGTGTTCTATTAGGCGCTACTGTAACTCTAACTTCAATTGGTGCGGGAGCTTTAGGAACTGTCACTTTATTTTTTCTTTATCCCTTACTGCCAACCCCTCGTTTAGTCGGGACTGAAATTGCGCATGCCGTTCCCTTGACACTAGTTGCCGGAATCGGACACGCTTCAATGGGAAATTTAGATCTTGTCTTATTAGGACAATTATTGATGGGCTCACTTCCGGGAATTTATATGGGAAGTATGCTGAGTGGAAAAGTTCCGGATCAATTCCTTAGAAATGCGATTGCTGTAATGCTTTTTATGGCAGGATATAAATTAATTTTCTAA
- a CDS encoding sulfite exporter TauE/SafE family protein, translated as MEKELKINTAAIKADVTIKEKLWVLVPAVLLIGLLTTLIYNHHAEFSWNAFVDGFNQEFLVFFAIGVFAQLVDGTLGMGYGATSTSFLLAYGVPPVISSTAVHVSEMFTTGASALSHHRFGNINKKLVKHLLIPGVLGSIMGAYLLSDVINGDIIKPFIAVYMIVLAIIIIRKALVKKIIKKKTKKLGFLAIFGGFMDSVGGGGWGPIVTSTLLGRGRNPRYTIGSVNAAEFAISFASGITFMLFGGIHGWQVIIGLILGGVIAAPLGAYLLNKIKRKPMMIAVGVLIILLSLKTLSKLL; from the coding sequence ATGGAAAAGGAACTTAAAATAAATACCGCAGCAATTAAGGCTGATGTCACAATTAAAGAAAAATTGTGGGTTTTGGTACCGGCAGTTTTACTGATAGGTTTGTTGACGACTTTGATCTACAATCACCATGCGGAATTTTCATGGAATGCATTTGTTGACGGTTTTAATCAGGAATTTTTAGTATTTTTTGCCATTGGAGTTTTTGCACAGTTGGTGGATGGGACTTTAGGAATGGGATATGGAGCAACTTCTACATCATTTTTATTAGCATACGGAGTTCCGCCGGTTATTAGCAGTACAGCGGTTCACGTTTCTGAAATGTTTACCACGGGAGCATCGGCACTTTCTCACCACCGATTTGGAAATATCAATAAAAAATTGGTCAAACATTTATTAATTCCAGGGGTTTTAGGTTCAATAATGGGAGCTTATTTACTATCGGATGTTATTAACGGAGATATTATAAAGCCTTTTATTGCAGTTTATATGATTGTTTTGGCTATTATAATTATTCGAAAAGCTTTAGTTAAAAAGATCATCAAAAAGAAAACTAAAAAATTAGGATTTCTGGCCATCTTTGGAGGTTTTATGGATTCTGTTGGAGGCGGAGGCTGGGGGCCGATTGTGACTTCAACATTATTAGGAAGAGGCAGAAACCCGAGATACACTATAGGTTCTGTAAATGCAGCTGAATTTGCAATTTCATTCGCAAGTGGTATAACCTTTATGCTTTTTGGTGGAATCCACGGTTGGCAGGTTATTATAGGTTTGATTTTAGGAGGTGTAATTGCAGCGCCATTGGGAGCTTATCTTTTAAATAAAATCAAAAGAAAACCAATGATGATTGCAGTTGGAGTTTTAATTATACTATTGAGTTTAAAAACATTATCTAAATTATTGTAA
- a CDS encoding sulfate adenylyltransferase subunit 1, with translation MDVLKIATAGSVDDGKSTLIGRLLYDTKSLTTDKIEAIEKSSKQKGYDYLDFSLATDGLVAEREQGITIDVAHIYFSTAKKSYIIADTPGHVEYTRNMVTGASTSQVSIILIDARKGVIEQTYRHFFINNLLRVKEVIVAINKMDLVDYSEDVFNKIKADFQALNAKSTFKEQNVSYIPLSAINGGNVVDKSENMKWYDGQTVLEHLEGLHSHDVYEPGKARFPVQTVIRPKTEEYHDFRGYAGKLYGNSIKVGDAVTVLPSLTESKVSKIHFFDKQFDEAVAGSSITIELENDINVTRGDMIVKSSELPKIEKEIHTTVCWMDSKKLVPGTKYIVQHNTNSVLAKVESIKNTIATDYSGTTPASQLAINEIGEVSIKLSKPLYFDAYNDNKSNGAFILIDTATNTTAGVGFIR, from the coding sequence ATGGACGTTTTAAAAATAGCAACAGCAGGAAGTGTAGATGACGGGAAAAGTACTTTGATCGGAAGATTACTGTACGATACCAAATCATTGACGACAGATAAAATCGAAGCGATCGAGAAAAGCAGCAAGCAAAAAGGATACGATTATCTTGATTTTTCACTGGCAACTGACGGATTAGTGGCGGAGAGAGAACAAGGAATCACAATTGATGTGGCACATATTTATTTCTCGACTGCAAAGAAAAGTTACATTATTGCCGATACTCCGGGTCACGTAGAATATACCAGAAATATGGTAACGGGAGCTTCAACTTCTCAGGTTTCCATTATCTTAATTGATGCGAGAAAAGGCGTAATCGAACAAACGTACCGTCACTTTTTTATCAATAATTTATTGAGAGTAAAAGAGGTGATTGTGGCGATCAATAAAATGGATTTAGTGGATTATTCAGAAGACGTTTTCAATAAAATCAAAGCCGATTTCCAAGCTCTAAATGCCAAAAGTACTTTCAAGGAGCAAAACGTAAGTTACATTCCGTTAAGTGCCATCAACGGAGGAAATGTTGTGGACAAATCAGAAAACATGAAGTGGTACGATGGACAAACGGTGTTGGAGCATTTAGAAGGATTACATTCTCATGATGTTTACGAGCCAGGGAAAGCACGTTTTCCGGTTCAAACCGTTATTCGTCCAAAGACTGAAGAATACCACGACTTTAGAGGTTATGCCGGTAAATTATACGGAAACTCAATAAAAGTAGGAGATGCTGTAACAGTACTTCCTTCATTGACAGAATCAAAAGTTTCAAAAATTCACTTTTTCGACAAACAATTTGATGAAGCCGTTGCAGGTTCTTCGATCACCATCGAATTAGAAAATGATATCAATGTGACAAGAGGTGATATGATTGTAAAATCATCAGAGCTTCCAAAAATTGAAAAAGAAATACACACAACAGTATGCTGGATGGACAGTAAAAAACTGGTTCCGGGTACAAAATATATCGTTCAGCACAACACCAATTCGGTTTTAGCAAAAGTAGAAAGTATTAAAAATACAATTGCAACAGATTATTCAGGAACAACACCGGCATCACAGTTAGCAATTAACGAGATAGGAGAAGTAAGCATTAAATTAAGCAAGCCTTTATATTTTGATGCCTATAATGACAATAAATCAAACGGTGCATTCATCTTAATTGATACCGCAACGAATACAACAGCAGGAGTAGGATTCATCAGGTAA
- a CDS encoding precorrin-2 dehydrogenase/sirohydrochlorin ferrochelatase family protein — translation MEQNELYPVFLKLHNLNVLIVGGGNVGLEKLSFLLKSSPNANVEVVAPNFHLEIKVLAEKHPSITLTKSKFKKKMLKKRHMVIACTDDLKVNKKVYELSRKRYLICNIADTPDLCDYYLGGIVTKGNVKIAISTNGKSPTTAKRLREFFEEVIPEDINKMVENLNEYRKTLKGNFEEKVKRMNEITASLKNKE, via the coding sequence ATGGAACAAAACGAATTATATCCTGTATTCCTGAAGCTTCACAATCTAAATGTTCTGATTGTTGGCGGAGGAAATGTAGGATTGGAAAAGCTCTCTTTTTTATTAAAGTCGAGTCCCAATGCAAATGTTGAGGTGGTAGCGCCAAATTTTCATTTAGAAATAAAGGTTTTGGCTGAGAAACATCCTTCGATTACATTGACAAAATCGAAGTTCAAAAAGAAAATGCTCAAAAAACGCCACATGGTAATTGCCTGTACCGATGATTTAAAAGTCAATAAAAAGGTATATGAATTATCCCGAAAGCGTTATTTGATTTGCAATATTGCGGACACACCGGATTTATGTGATTATTATTTAGGTGGAATCGTAACCAAAGGCAATGTGAAAATTGCCATTTCGACCAACGGAAAATCGCCAACAACAGCCAAAAGACTTCGTGAGTTTTTTGAAGAGGTAATTCCGGAGGATATCAATAAAATGGTCGAAAACCTTAATGAATATCGAAAGACATTAAAAGGTAATTTTGAAGAGAAAGTGAAAAGAATGAACGAGATCACAGCTTCATTGAAAAATAAGGAATAG
- the cysD gene encoding sulfate adenylyltransferase subunit CysD, protein MKQKNKMSSVLKTNALESEAIYIFREVISQFDKPVLLFSGGKDSITLVRLAQKAFFPAKIPFPLLHVDTGHNFPETIAFRDKLVEELGLELIVRNVQDAIDEGKVVEETGKYSSRNSLQTTTLLDAIEEFKFDACIGGARRDEEKARAKERIFSVRDDFGQWDEKNQRPELFDILNGKIENGQNVRVFPISNWTELDVWSYIEKEHIEIPSIYFSHKRKVFLRDGLIWSHSPFVYQEEDEQIEERIVRFRTVGDMSCTAAVESYAATIEEVVGEIRSSTISERGARIDDKRSEAAMEKRKQQGYF, encoded by the coding sequence TTGAAACAAAAAAACAAAATGAGTTCAGTATTAAAAACAAACGCTTTAGAGAGCGAAGCAATATATATTTTCAGAGAAGTAATTTCACAGTTTGATAAACCGGTTTTACTTTTTTCTGGAGGAAAAGATTCGATAACCTTAGTGCGTTTGGCACAAAAAGCATTCTTCCCTGCCAAAATCCCGTTTCCTCTTTTGCATGTAGATACCGGACATAATTTTCCGGAAACTATTGCTTTCAGAGACAAATTGGTAGAAGAGTTAGGGTTAGAATTAATCGTACGTAATGTTCAGGATGCTATCGACGAAGGAAAAGTGGTAGAAGAAACCGGTAAATATTCCAGTAGAAACAGTTTACAGACGACCACACTTTTAGATGCAATTGAAGAATTTAAGTTTGATGCCTGTATCGGAGGAGCGCGTCGTGATGAAGAGAAGGCAAGAGCGAAAGAGCGTATTTTTTCAGTTCGTGACGATTTCGGTCAATGGGATGAAAAAAATCAGCGTCCGGAATTATTTGACATTTTGAACGGAAAAATAGAGAATGGTCAAAACGTTCGTGTTTTCCCAATTTCAAATTGGACAGAATTAGATGTATGGAGTTATATCGAGAAAGAACATATCGAAATTCCATCTATTTACTTCTCACATAAAAGAAAAGTTTTTTTGAGAGACGGTTTGATCTGGTCACATTCTCCTTTTGTGTACCAGGAAGAAGACGAACAAATCGAAGAAAGAATTGTTCGTTTTAGAACCGTTGGAGATATGAGCTGTACAGCAGCTGTTGAATCTTATGCAGCAACTATCGAAGAAGTAGTAGGAGAAATCAGAAGCTCTACGATTTCTGAAAGAGGAGCCAGAATTGACGACAAACGTTCTGAGGCCGCAATGGAAAAGAGAAAACAACAAGGGTATTTTTAA
- the cobA gene encoding uroporphyrinogen-III C-methyltransferase, which yields MLNIKPKVTLVGAGPGDPDLLTLKAVKALAGANVVLYDALANEEILAHAPKNAIRIFVGKKIGNHAYTQDQINQLIVDNALTYGNVVRLKGGDPFIFGRGSEEIEFIESFGIETFVVPGISSVVAVPASQGISITKRGVSESFWAITGTTSDRKLSSDVALAAQSSATVVILMGMHKLPQIIDLFQKENKGNLPVAIIQNGTMPDEKVGVGTVNSILEIVEEKKLSSPAIIVLGEVVRESNKLKGFYEEFLSKEMMR from the coding sequence ATGCTTAATATCAAGCCAAAAGTAACTTTAGTTGGTGCGGGTCCCGGTGATCCGGATTTGCTTACGCTGAAAGCTGTAAAAGCACTTGCTGGAGCGAATGTGGTTTTGTATGATGCATTGGCCAATGAAGAGATATTAGCCCACGCTCCTAAAAATGCGATTCGGATTTTTGTTGGAAAAAAAATAGGCAATCATGCTTACACGCAGGATCAGATCAATCAATTGATTGTGGATAATGCTTTGACCTACGGAAATGTAGTCCGTTTAAAAGGTGGTGATCCGTTTATTTTTGGACGTGGAAGTGAAGAAATTGAATTCATCGAAAGTTTTGGAATCGAGACGTTCGTGGTTCCCGGAATATCTTCGGTAGTGGCAGTTCCGGCAAGCCAAGGCATATCAATCACCAAAAGAGGGGTTTCCGAAAGTTTTTGGGCCATAACAGGTACAACTTCTGATAGGAAATTATCTTCAGACGTTGCTTTAGCTGCACAGTCCTCTGCAACAGTTGTAATTTTGATGGGGATGCACAAGCTGCCTCAGATTATTGATTTGTTTCAAAAAGAAAACAAAGGAAATTTGCCCGTTGCGATCATTCAAAATGGAACAATGCCCGATGAAAAAGTGGGTGTAGGAACCGTAAATTCGATTCTGGAAATTGTAGAAGAGAAGAAACTGAGTTCGCCGGCAATTATTGTACTTGGAGAAGTTGTTCGCGAAAGCAATAAACTAAAAGGATTTTACGAAGAATTTCTGTCCAAAGAAATGATGAGATAA
- a CDS encoding type II toxin-antitoxin system RelE/ParE family toxin gives MALKFIWTSQAVKGFNKVVDYLEAKWTAKEISNLENKIQQVLNQINLNPEQFPKSEKYSSIHKAIVDKNNYLVYRVNKEANTVEIINFRGTKQKRNY, from the coding sequence ATGGCATTAAAATTTATTTGGACTTCCCAAGCTGTAAAAGGCTTTAATAAAGTTGTCGATTATCTTGAAGCGAAATGGACGGCAAAAGAAATCTCAAATTTAGAAAATAAAATTCAGCAAGTACTAAATCAAATCAATCTGAATCCGGAACAATTTCCAAAATCTGAAAAATACAGTTCAATACATAAAGCAATTGTAGACAAAAATAATTATTTAGTTTACCGCGTAAATAAGGAAGCTAATACTGTTGAAATTATCAATTTTAGAGGAACAAAGCAGAAGCGCAATTACTAA